Genomic segment of uncultured Fibrobacter sp.:
TCAAAAATTCTGTTAAAAGGTGTATTGGAGACTCAATACACTACAAAAGGCCCAAAATCGTCTTAAAAGGGTCCTCATTCATATCTACAGAAGTACAGTTCATCTGTCCGCGGAACCACGTAAGCTGCCTTTTGGCGTAATTGCGGGTCTTTTTCTTGACATCTTCAATAACTTCCGCCATTTCAGAGGCGTTTTGAGCCAGTAAAAGCTCGCGATAGCCCAAACTTTGCCATGCCGGAGCCGTAAGCGGTACCGTTTTAGAGAGTTCCCGGGCTTCTTCGACCCAGCCGTCCTTAATCATCTGATCTACGCGAGAATCGATTCGTTTGTACAAAACATCCCTTTCGCGCTGCAGCCAGAAAACAGACAGCGTCCCAATCCCACCAACACGCTCCTTCTGGTAACCAGATAAAGGACGACCAGCAGCCTCAAAAACTTCAAGGATTCGCACAAGGCGTTGCGCATTATTCGGGTCCACATTCGCAGCCGATTCAGGATCTACTTCGCAAGCCATTTTATACAAACTAGAAGACCCCTCGCAAGCAGCCATATCCTCAAACTTTTTACGGATTGTTGGAGGAACGGCAGGGATATTGGGCAAACCGAGAAGAAGACTTTGTACGTAAAGTCCTGTACCACCGACCAAGATGTAGTTTTTGTCAGGGTTTTCGGCCAACAAGCTTTTCACTTGGCGGCAAAACTCCCCCGCCGAAAAAGTTTCAGTCGGCGAAAGAAAATCAACCATGTGGTGTTTCACACGCTTAAGGCTTGCCGCATCCGGCTGCGCCGTGCCTATTGAAAATCCTTTGTACACCTGCCTGGAATCAACGCCAATGATTTCGGCATTAAACGATTCCGCTAGTCGCAGGGACAATTCCGATTTTCCAATTCCGGTCGCTCCGACCAAGGCAAACACAATAGGCATACCGGCAATTTAGTTATATTAGCACCTACCATGGGAAAAATGAAGCACATTCTTGCCATAATTATTGTTTTAGTGATTTTAATCGGAGGGTTCGTATTCTTACTTCCGAAACTCCCCGATCTATACAAGACAAAGGTACAGAAGCTACTTGGCCAAAAGGATTCTACGGCTGAACAGACTGTAGAAAAGGATACCCGTCCGTTCGAAGAAAAAATGGACGCGGCCTTGTCGCCGCTGCAGGTCAGCTACGCCAAGCGTAAAAAGCGCCATATCTGGACAATGGGTGGCGGCGAAACGGTCATCATGTATTTGCTGCAGGTTAAGCGTTTTGCCGAAAAGAATGGGGGCAAGATTCTTTACATGGAAGAACTCTACAATCTGGACCCTTCTATTTTCCAAGCCGCAAAGGTCGACCTTTTGAACGACAAGGGAGACACTCTCAAACTGGAACTTCAAGTCTCCCGAAATGAATTCAAGCCGGGAGCCTCGTTACTCGCAGTCGCCTTCCAGGTAACAAACCTGACGCCCGAACTGATTGTCGCCCTCAAAAAACTTGACTACCCGTACGACCTGTTGATTCCGCCATTCGGTTTAAGCGAAGCTGACTACGCGAGTTTAGACAACATAAACAACAAGAGCGAAACCCTTTGGCTCACGCTTGAATCGACCAAACTGAACAAGGCTCACAACAAATTAAGACCCTTGCGCATCCACCACACTGAAGAACAAATCGAGACCGTGATTGGAGATGCACATGCCAAGTTCCCGGAAGCAAGGGGCATTGTTTCGCGTTACGGCGAGCAGGCCGTAGAACACAAGCAACTTTTGCAGGCCATTTTGACACCCGCCAAGGACCGAGGTCTTTGGTTTTTGGATATTTCGGCGAACAAGCGTTCCATCGTGATGCAAACCTGCAAAGAAATCGGAATGAGATGCAAGACCGCCACGGCCTACAACCCGGAAAACAGCTCGCTTGACGACTATTCCAAGGCAAAAATCAGGGAAGCAAAGCGCAACGGCCTCGCCGTGATGATTCTTCCCTTGAGCATGAGCTCTATCGAAAAATTGAACGATTTGCCGGCAAAAGCGAAAGCCCAGGGTACCACTCTAATAAATTTATCTACTTTTATGAAGAAATGACAAGGAGCCTTGTATGACCGTAAAACTTGGATTTAACGTTGATCATATCGCCACCATCCGTGAAGCCCGCAAGATTTGCGAACCGGATCCGATTGCAGCGGCAGTACTTGCAGAAATCGCAGGCGCTGCAAGCATTACGATGCACTTGCGCGAAGATAAGCAGCATATCCAGGACCGCGACGTACAGCTTTTGCGCCGCACGGTTACGACCAAGATGAACTTGGAAATCAGCCCCACGCAAGAAATGCTCCAGGTGGCAATCAACAACCAGCCCGACACGGTGACGCTTGTCCCCGAAACCCATACGGAACTTTCGACCGAAGACGGTCTGAACGTTGCCGCCAAGGCAAACGACCTCGTGAAGCCGGTCATGACGCTCAAGAACAACGACATTTCCGTGGGCGTGTTCATTGACGCCGAAACCGAACAGGTCAAGGCAGCCAAGAAGATTGGCGCAGACTTTGTCGAATTCAACACCGGCAAGTACGCTACCAGTTTCACGCTCGGAAGCAACGAAGAAGTGGAACGCGAAATTTCCGCTCTCGAAGACATGACGGTTCTCGCCCGCAAATACGGCCTGAAGGTCAAGGCCGGCCGCGGACTCAACTACAGAAACGTCGGCGCCATCGCAGCGATCGAAGGCATCGACGAAATCATCGTCGGCCACAGCATTGTGAGCAAAGCTGTAATGATTGGCATCGACCGCGCCATCCGCGACATGATCGATGCGATTAAGGGCTAGTAGTCCTTATACTCCACATTCTGAAGTACAAGCCCTTGGGGCGGCGCCCACGTGCGTTCGCCCTTAAATTTTCTGTCGAAAATAGTCTGCACTGTTCCCAGCGGAAGTTTGCCGCGACCGACATCGAACAGCGTGCCGACCATGGCTCGCACTTGACGGTGCAAGAATCGGTTGCCCTTGATATGGAACATGCAGCTCCAGTCATTCAGGCGTTCCAGGCGGAATTCCGTGAGGATGCAGTCCGTCGGTTTGCCGTCGTTTCGGGGAATGCAGAAATCAATAAAATCGTGATGTCCCAAGAAGGACTTGGCCTCCTGCTCCATGGCATCGAGATCAAGATTCAAGGAGCCACACTCCCAACCGAAGTCACGCATGAGTGCGACCGGACGCGTAAAAATCGTATACTGATAATACCGGCACAAGGCATCATAGCGAGAATGGAAATCCGGCGCACAAGGTTCAAGGTCGCGAATGCGGATAAGCCTTTGGGTAAGCCCGTTAATCGAGCGAACCACTTTGGCGCAATCTATTTCGCCATCGAAATCAAAATGCACACACTGCCCACGGGCATGCACGCCCGTATCGGTACGGCCAGAACCCGTAATGCGTACCGGCGTACGAAGAGCGACGCTAAAAGCCTGTTCTAGCGCAGACTGAACAGTAACGAACTTGGTTTTTCCGCCCTCGTTCTGGGCCTGCCAGCCATAAAAAGCTGACCCCAGGTATTCGCAGCGGAAACGATAACGCATTAGCCCATGGCTTCCTTGATGACCGCTTCCACCTTTTCCTGAGAAATCTTCAGGCTAGAGGCAATAGCCGAGGCGGGGAATCCGCGGCGGGACATCTGGAGAATCTTCATCTTTTCGTTGGATTCACGATCGAAGCGAGTGATTTCGAGCGGGCTTTTGAGGTTCGGGTCGCCCGTGAGGTTGCGGCTCTGGGCGCGCAGCTTCATGGTGCGTTCACGAGAAAGACCGCGAGGGGCTCGCAATACGTCAGACAGATTCTGCATAGCAGAAGTGATACGTTCCTTGGCAGTAGGTCTGAGAGTCGGCTTGCTGTCGGGAACGCCCGTCAAAATCTTGTTTTCGGGAACACCGTTTTCGTCTTCGAATTCAACCTTCGGTTCTTCTTCGGGCTTGGGAGCCTGCTTTGCAGCGGCTTCCTGTGCAAGCGTTTCACGCTTTTGGGCGGCATACGCCTCGGCGTCAGCAATAATGGAACGCTTTTCGCGGCGCGGGCGCGGTGGAATCGTCGCATCGTCGAGAACAGCCTTGGGCTCCTTGAAACGTTCGGCCTTGATGGCTTCCATGCGGCGGGTAATAATTTCCTGACGCTTTCTCAGGACGAACACCAGAACGACAACGCAGACAGCGATGGCGAGAACGCCACCGAGGATCCACTTGACAATGTCAGACGTATGGGACTGACCTTCGACCGAGGCTCCCTCTGCAGGGGCAGACGCAGGTGCGGAACGCATGGAGGAGAGCTCTTCCCATGCAGAGTCCAACTGCAAACGGATATTTACCTGAAGGTCCGGATTCGCTTTTGCATTCCACAGTTCAAGTTCAAGCGAATCAATTTTAGAACGCGCTACGAGATAAGCTTCGGCGTCAAAAGAATTCCCCGAACCAGAGAAATCCATCAAGAGATACACAGCCAAAGCGGATGCCAAGACAAGCAGCACGATGGGAGCTAAAAATTTTTTCATAGCTTAAAAATAGTAAAAAAAAGAAAATACGCCCAATGAAATCCGTTGAGAATGTTGAAGAAATCTCAACGCTTTTCAACAAAGATAAGGCTAAGTACCCCTTTTACCCCACTCATTTTCTATCTTTCTACTCAAGAACTCTTTGTTCTCCTCCTAACCCCCAAAAAGCTCAGCTAGCGCAAGTTGGCTGAGTTTTTTTATTTCCGACCAAATCCGGGACCATTTGGGGCTTATAACAAAAAAGCCTGCAAAGCGGAGCTACTTTGCAGACAAATTAACAAATGATGTCTTTAACTGCTTATTTCCTGGGAGGCAGGGCCTCGGCAAGAATCACGCGATTGCCGCCGGACTGGACAGCCATCTGCATCGATTCGCCTGCAGCCTGCAGAAGTCCGCGGGCATCGCCTGCATGAGCCGGCATGACGGCCACGCCCATACTGAGGGTCGTTTCGAGGACGCTTTCGCCGTAGGCAATCTTGAGCTGAGAAATCTCGTTGCGGATTCGTTCGGCACGGGCACGCGTAATCTTGAGGTCTGCGCCCGGCAGAATCACGCAGAACACATCGCCTTCGTAACGGCACGGGATATCTTCGTTGCGGACATAGCCCGGCAGGCGCTGTCCCAGTTCCCACAGGAGCTGTTCCACCGCATGACGACCGCGCTGTTCCTGAATCTGGGACACAGAATCCGGATAAATCATGACAAGGCCAATCGGCGAACGGTGGCGGGTTGCCGCAGAAACTTCGCGAATCAGTGATTCTTCCATATAGCGGCGGTTGAACAGGCCCGTAAGGCCATCGCGAATGCTGTGCTGTTTGTAGCGGGCATTCAGGTTCTGGGTCGCAATATAAAGACCAAACGTTGCAGAAACCGCACTCACCTTGGCATGCCAGTCATCCATGGTTTCGTTGTCAGGCAGGGCATCGGTCTGCAGAGAGAAAATACCGAAATGTTCTTCGACGCCTTCAATCGGGGCGCAGAACGAAATTCCGTGCGGGTGGAGATGCAAGTGCGTGCAGCCCCCATTCACGCTCGGGTTCGAATAGTCCGTAATAACGATATCGCCGGCATCGAAGCTGGCGCATTCAACCGGGCGAATCACATCGTCGCTAATAACGGTTTCACCGAAAGAAAGAACCTTGTGCAAATCGGTCTGAGTTCCGGCATACATATACAGAATACCAGAAGCATTCGGGAACAGCTGCGGGAGCAAATCCTGCAGAGCCTTGATTACTTCGGGAACCGGACGGTCCTTCAAGAGGCAACGAGCATACTTTTTCCAAGCCTCGAGAGGGAACTTCACGCAAATTTCATCAACCTTTTTAGCAAGAGCTTCCTTCGAAGAGATAGCCCCCGTCGGGAGAGGCATGTCTTCGGGTTCCGGCGACGAAGCCAGAGGATCCGTTTCCGGCGTCGAAAGTCCAGACGTCATGGACAGCTTCGAGTCCTTGATGGAATAGAGAGCTTCGTTGAAGTCCTCTTCGGCAATATCAAGCTTTCGCTTGCACACGTTGTAGAGTACCAGGCCAAGGACAGCGCCCCAAGCCCCGATAAAGACGAACTTGCCACCAACGGGGACCGTCGTTTCGGGCACAAAAAACGCGACGACGACACCCGCGACAAACGTAACCAACCAAAAGAAATATGTTAGCATGCTCATGCTCTTAAATGTAGTTAAAAAGTGAATTTATAGATACACGGCACATAAATAACCCCAAAAAAACGGGAACTGCAAGTTTATTAACAGAAAAATGGGGCAACAACCCCCAAAACGCCCTCAGTTAATACTAAGCATTTGTAACTCCATGTAAAACAGGAGGGCTTTTGCATTTAGCTAAATTTGCCAACATGACCATTCTCGAAAAAATTGCTCTTGCCCTTCCCGCCGTCGAATCCCCCGCCCGCTATATGGGTGGTGAAGCGAACAGTGTCGTGAAGGACCATAGCCAGATGC
This window contains:
- the miaA gene encoding tRNA (adenosine(37)-N6)-dimethylallyltransferase MiaA; the encoded protein is MPIVFALVGATGIGKSELSLRLAESFNAEIIGVDSRQVYKGFSIGTAQPDAASLKRVKHHMVDFLSPTETFSAGEFCRQVKSLLAENPDKNYILVGGTGLYVQSLLLGLPNIPAVPPTIRKKFEDMAACEGSSSLYKMACEVDPESAANVDPNNAQRLVRILEVFEAAGRPLSGYQKERVGGIGTLSVFWLQRERDVLYKRIDSRVDQMIKDGWVEEARELSKTVPLTAPAWQSLGYRELLLAQNASEMAEVIEDVKKKTRNYAKRQLTWFRGQMNCTSVDMNEDPFKTILGLL
- a CDS encoding divergent polysaccharide deacetylase family protein, which encodes MILIGGFVFLLPKLPDLYKTKVQKLLGQKDSTAEQTVEKDTRPFEEKMDAALSPLQVSYAKRKKRHIWTMGGGETVIMYLLQVKRFAEKNGGKILYMEELYNLDPSIFQAAKVDLLNDKGDTLKLELQVSRNEFKPGASLLAVAFQVTNLTPELIVALKKLDYPYDLLIPPFGLSEADYASLDNINNKSETLWLTLESTKLNKAHNKLRPLRIHHTEEQIETVIGDAHAKFPEARGIVSRYGEQAVEHKQLLQAILTPAKDRGLWFLDISANKRSIVMQTCKEIGMRCKTATAYNPENSSLDDYSKAKIREAKRNGLAVMILPLSMSSIEKLNDLPAKAKAQGTTLINLSTFMKK
- a CDS encoding pyridoxine 5'-phosphate synthase, which translates into the protein MTVKLGFNVDHIATIREARKICEPDPIAAAVLAEIAGAASITMHLREDKQHIQDRDVQLLRRTVTTKMNLEISPTQEMLQVAINNQPDTVTLVPETHTELSTEDGLNVAAKANDLVKPVMTLKNNDISVGVFIDAETEQVKAAKKIGADFVEFNTGKYATSFTLGSNEEVEREISALEDMTVLARKYGLKVKAGRGLNYRNVGAIAAIEGIDEIIVGHSIVSKAVMIGIDRAIRDMIDAIKG
- the truA gene encoding tRNA pseudouridine(38-40) synthase TruA, with the translated sequence MRYRFRCEYLGSAFYGWQAQNEGGKTKFVTVQSALEQAFSVALRTPVRITGSGRTDTGVHARGQCVHFDFDGEIDCAKVVRSINGLTQRLIRIRDLEPCAPDFHSRYDALCRYYQYTIFTRPVALMRDFGWECGSLNLDLDAMEQEAKSFLGHHDFIDFCIPRNDGKPTDCILTEFRLERLNDWSCMFHIKGNRFLHRQVRAMVGTLFDVGRGKLPLGTVQTIFDRKFKGERTWAPPQGLVLQNVEYKDY
- a CDS encoding GGDEF domain-containing protein, with translation MVTFVAGVVVAFFVPETTVPVGGKFVFIGAWGAVLGLVLYNVCKRKLDIAEEDFNEALYSIKDSKLSMTSGLSTPETDPLASSPEPEDMPLPTGAISSKEALAKKVDEICVKFPLEAWKKYARCLLKDRPVPEVIKALQDLLPQLFPNASGILYMYAGTQTDLHKVLSFGETVISDDVIRPVECASFDAGDIVITDYSNPSVNGGCTHLHLHPHGISFCAPIEGVEEHFGIFSLQTDALPDNETMDDWHAKVSAVSATFGLYIATQNLNARYKQHSIRDGLTGLFNRRYMEESLIREVSAATRHRSPIGLVMIYPDSVSQIQEQRGRHAVEQLLWELGQRLPGYVRNEDIPCRYEGDVFCVILPGADLKITRARAERIRNEISQLKIAYGESVLETTLSMGVAVMPAHAGDARGLLQAAGESMQMAVQSGGNRVILAEALPPRK